The proteins below come from a single Gordonia pseudamarae genomic window:
- a CDS encoding phosphosulfolactate synthase — protein MPADLTVVLADGIKWAGGSFSLVPSEQVKACSDIAHDHGAYVSSGGWIETVLRYGDDAVDQYLKEAKNVGFDVIEISTGFIMLNTSGLIRLVEKVVKAGLKAKPELGIQIGSGGDSGEAELAAETKKDVGDLISRAQKCLDAGADIIMIESEGITENVGVWNTGVAASIINGVGLENVMFEAADGPVFEWYVKNYGNEVNLFVDHSQILQLEGLRQNIWGNKSTWGRVINPAP, from the coding sequence ATGCCCGCCGACCTGACGGTGGTCCTGGCCGACGGCATCAAATGGGCGGGCGGATCGTTCTCGCTCGTCCCCTCCGAACAGGTGAAGGCGTGCAGCGACATCGCCCATGACCATGGTGCGTACGTGTCCTCGGGCGGCTGGATCGAAACCGTCCTGCGCTACGGTGACGATGCCGTCGACCAGTACCTCAAGGAGGCCAAGAACGTCGGGTTCGATGTCATCGAGATCTCCACCGGCTTCATCATGCTCAACACGTCGGGACTGATCCGGCTGGTGGAGAAGGTGGTCAAGGCGGGTCTCAAGGCCAAACCGGAACTGGGAATCCAGATCGGGTCCGGTGGCGACTCGGGCGAGGCCGAGCTGGCCGCGGAGACCAAAAAGGATGTGGGCGACCTCATCTCACGTGCTCAGAAATGTCTCGATGCGGGTGCCGACATCATCATGATCGAATCCGAAGGCATCACCGAGAACGTCGGCGTGTGGAACACCGGGGTGGCCGCATCCATCATCAACGGCGTCGGCCTGGAGAACGTGATGTTCGAGGCCGCCGACGGACCCGTCTTCGAGTGGTATGTCAAGAACTACGGCAACGAGGTCAACCTGTTCGTCGACCACAGTCAGATCCTCCAGCTCGAAGGCCTGCGCCAGAACATCTGGGGCAACAAATCCACCTGGGGGCGGGTGATCAACCCGGCGCCATAG
- a CDS encoding aldo/keto reductase, which translates to MSYGPTELTYTADPARYDNATFRRTGRSGLDLPTFSFGLWQKFGADYAYQTQREIILHAFDLGITHFDNADRYGPPHRAAQHNFGRVLAKDLAPYRDELILSTKAGNPIGPSPYLKGGSRKSLLASLDHSLRDLGTDYVDIFYHHSPDESTPLEETVSGLVSAVRSGKALYVGISNYLPDRAHAIAEALAAEGVPLLIHQPRYSIFDRRIEQNGLLDAAERDGFGVIVYSPLAQGLLTDKYLEEIPEGARAVNSTFLNPDVIDDTYRRRARELNKLAESRGQSLAQLALQWVLRRPQVTSALIGASSTWQLDHNVAAVDFPEFADDELALIDEHGVHGTGLAL; encoded by the coding sequence GTGTCCTACGGACCCACCGAACTCACCTATACCGCCGATCCCGCCCGCTACGACAACGCGACATTCCGCCGGACCGGCCGCTCGGGACTGGACTTGCCCACCTTCTCTTTCGGCCTGTGGCAGAAGTTCGGCGCCGACTACGCCTATCAGACGCAACGCGAGATCATTCTGCACGCCTTCGACCTGGGCATCACCCACTTCGACAACGCCGACCGGTACGGCCCGCCGCACCGCGCCGCCCAGCACAACTTCGGCCGGGTCCTGGCCAAGGATCTCGCGCCGTACCGCGACGAACTGATTCTGTCCACCAAGGCCGGCAATCCGATCGGGCCGAGTCCCTATCTGAAGGGCGGATCGCGCAAGTCGCTGCTGGCCTCGCTCGATCACAGCCTGCGTGACCTGGGCACCGACTACGTCGACATCTTCTACCACCACAGCCCCGATGAGTCGACGCCGCTGGAGGAGACGGTGTCGGGTCTGGTGTCGGCGGTGCGCTCGGGCAAGGCGCTCTACGTCGGCATCTCCAACTACCTGCCCGACCGCGCGCACGCGATCGCCGAGGCACTGGCCGCGGAGGGGGTGCCGCTGCTCATCCATCAGCCCCGATACTCGATCTTCGATCGGCGCATCGAACAGAACGGTCTCCTGGACGCCGCCGAGCGCGACGGATTCGGTGTGATCGTGTACTCGCCGTTGGCGCAGGGCCTGCTGACCGACAAGTACCTGGAGGAGATCCCCGAGGGAGCGCGTGCGGTCAACTCGACGTTCCTGAACCCCGACGTCATCGACGACACCTACCGCCGGCGGGCGCGGGAGCTGAACAAGCTGGCCGAATCCCGTGGGCAGTCCCTCGCGCAGCTGGCGCTGCAGTGGGTGCTGCGCCGTCCACAGGTCACCTCCGCGCTGATCGGGGCCAGCTCCACCTGGCAGCTCGATCACAACGTGGCCGCCGTCGACTTCCCGGAGTTCGCCGACGACGAGCTGGCGCTGATCGACGAACACGGCGTTCACGGCACCGGACTCGCGCTCTGA
- a CDS encoding SDR family NAD(P)-dependent oxidoreductase translates to MPDEPPFPPPTPRVALITGAGRGLGATTALRLAADGIAIAVNDLVPARAEESAAAVVAAGGRAVSVPGDITDPATVTRIVDDVRDTLGPIAILVNNAGIPAGGVALAPFAETSPDDWDAMIRLNIYGVLQCTHAVIGQMTELRWGRIITITSDSARTGEARMAVYAASKAAGASLMRSLSKELGRAGITCNTLSLGTIVSAEVAGTDRMLAHAKRYPLRRLGTYDNVASAVSWLVSEDGGWTTGQTIPINGGYTTS, encoded by the coding sequence ATGCCCGACGAACCGCCCTTTCCCCCACCGACGCCGCGTGTCGCACTGATCACCGGCGCCGGCCGCGGTCTCGGTGCCACCACCGCGCTGCGGCTGGCCGCCGACGGCATCGCGATCGCGGTCAACGACCTGGTACCCGCACGCGCCGAGGAATCGGCCGCCGCCGTCGTCGCAGCGGGCGGGCGCGCCGTCTCGGTTCCCGGAGACATCACCGACCCGGCCACCGTCACCCGCATCGTCGACGACGTACGGGACACGCTCGGCCCGATCGCGATCCTCGTCAACAACGCGGGCATCCCCGCCGGCGGCGTCGCCCTCGCCCCGTTCGCCGAGACCTCCCCCGACGACTGGGACGCGATGATCCGGCTGAACATCTACGGCGTCCTGCAATGCACCCACGCGGTGATCGGCCAGATGACCGAACTCCGCTGGGGTCGCATCATCACCATCACCTCCGATTCGGCACGCACCGGTGAGGCGCGGATGGCGGTGTACGCGGCATCGAAGGCGGCGGGCGCATCGCTGATGCGATCGTTGTCCAAGGAACTCGGCCGCGCCGGAATCACCTGCAACACATTGTCACTGGGGACCATCGTGTCCGCCGAGGTGGCGGGTACCGACCGGATGCTGGCCCACGCCAAGCGATATCCGCTGCGCAGGCTCGGCACCTACGACAACGTGGCCTCGGCCGTATCGTGGCTGGTGTCCGAGGACGGCGGCTGGACCACCGGCCAGACCATCCCGATCAACGGCGGATACACCACGAGCTGA
- a CDS encoding LLM class flavin-dependent oxidoreductase, with protein MSTAESEYLWYIPNQNEPGHRGDTAVDGHNSLETLTGHALALERNGWTGALIGTSWGRPDTVTVATALTARTTTFEPLIAVRPGYWRPANFASSIATLDHLTGGRVRINIVSGKDDLGAYGDAEAQQADRYDRTREFIQIIRRLWTEENVTFRGEHFSVENSTVVPRIAAREGRPHPKIYFGGASAAAERVAAAEADVQLFWGEPLDGVAERIDRLKKLSETVDRQHAPLEFGLRITTFIRDTTDQAWSEAQARVAQMAESEPTATDFVRRREAVGQRRLFDLAARGEVLDDNLYTTPGTFGGGGAGTTWLVGSAEDVAKSLRKYADLGITQFVLSDTPYLREIERQGSRLLPLLRG; from the coding sequence ATGAGCACCGCCGAGTCCGAATACCTCTGGTACATCCCCAATCAGAACGAGCCCGGCCATCGCGGCGACACCGCCGTCGACGGCCACAACAGCCTGGAGACGCTGACCGGGCACGCATTGGCGCTCGAGCGCAACGGCTGGACCGGTGCGCTCATCGGCACCTCGTGGGGGCGCCCGGACACCGTCACCGTGGCAACGGCGCTCACCGCGCGCACCACCACCTTCGAGCCACTCATCGCGGTGCGGCCCGGATACTGGCGGCCGGCCAATTTCGCCTCGTCGATCGCCACCCTCGATCATCTGACCGGCGGACGCGTGCGTATCAACATCGTCTCCGGCAAGGACGATCTCGGCGCGTACGGCGATGCGGAGGCGCAGCAGGCGGACCGCTATGACCGCACCCGCGAGTTCATCCAGATCATCCGCAGACTGTGGACCGAGGAGAACGTGACGTTCCGGGGTGAACACTTCTCCGTCGAGAATTCCACGGTGGTACCGCGTATCGCCGCCCGCGAGGGACGCCCGCATCCCAAGATCTATTTCGGCGGCGCCTCGGCGGCGGCCGAGCGGGTGGCCGCCGCCGAGGCCGACGTCCAATTGTTCTGGGGTGAACCGCTCGACGGTGTCGCCGAGCGTATCGACCGACTCAAGAAGCTTTCGGAGACCGTCGACCGGCAGCACGCTCCTCTCGAATTCGGTTTGCGTATCACCACATTCATCCGTGATACCACCGACCAGGCATGGTCGGAGGCGCAGGCCCGGGTGGCGCAGATGGCCGAATCCGAGCCCACCGCCACCGATTTCGTCCGGCGCCGCGAGGCCGTCGGCCAGCGCCGCCTCTTCGATCTTGCCGCGCGCGGTGAGGTCCTCGACGACAATCTGTACACCACCCCCGGCACGTTCGGCGGCGGCGGGGCGGGCACCACCTGGCTGGTCGGCTCGGCCGAGGACGTGGCCAAATCGCTTCGCAAATATGCCGATCTGGGCATCACCCAGTTCGTGTTGTCCGATACCCCGTACCTGCGTGAGATCGAACGTCAGGGCAGCCGGCTCCTGCCGTTGCTGCGGGGGTAG
- a CDS encoding FeoA family protein gives MSESAQPGPGHDGVSATVQYSTLDRVRPGHTATVVGISGNAEGHVAHRLAAMGLVRGTEVTVLRAAPLRDPRQYRFRDTSICLRGVQTSLIDVEISGEAGGGHD, from the coding sequence ATGTCTGAATCAGCCCAGCCCGGACCCGGCCACGACGGAGTATCGGCGACCGTCCAGTACAGCACACTCGATCGTGTCCGTCCCGGCCATACCGCAACCGTGGTCGGTATATCCGGCAACGCGGAAGGCCATGTGGCGCACCGCCTCGCCGCGATGGGGCTGGTGCGAGGCACGGAGGTCACGGTCCTGCGCGCGGCCCCACTGCGTGATCCACGACAGTACCGCTTCCGGGACACCTCGATCTGCCTGCGCGGCGTGCAGACCTCGCTGATCGACGTCGAGATATCCGGCGAGGCCGGTGGCGGCCATGACTGA
- a CDS encoding alpha/beta fold hydrolase, giving the protein MPTLPTRHRIDRDDLTLAADVFENTDTDGTAILLHGGGQTRQSWRATARTIAGSVMTAVSVDLRGHGDSGWSATGDYSLDALVDDIDVLGRTFPDPVLIGASLSGLMSSTVSACSPRRAHSRCRSC; this is encoded by the coding sequence ATGCCAACACTCCCGACGCGGCACCGGATCGACCGCGACGACCTCACCCTGGCGGCCGATGTCTTCGAGAACACCGACACCGACGGCACCGCGATCCTCCTGCACGGCGGTGGCCAGACCCGGCAGTCGTGGCGCGCCACGGCCCGCACCATCGCCGGCAGCGTCATGACGGCGGTGTCGGTGGATCTGCGCGGCCACGGCGACAGCGGATGGTCGGCGACCGGCGACTACTCACTGGACGCTCTCGTCGACGACATCGACGTGCTGGGCCGCACCTTCCCCGATCCGGTGCTGATCGGGGCCTCACTCAGCGGCCTGATGTCGTCGACCGTGAGCGCCTGTTCGCCGCGGCGCGCGCACTCACGTTGCCGGTCCTGCTGA
- a CDS encoding alpha/beta fold hydrolase, giving the protein MPVLLIRGRESDVLTEDDAREFLDLVPHAEFVDVRGAGHMVAGDVNDAFTDAVPGFLSKV; this is encoded by the coding sequence TTGCCGGTCCTGCTGATCCGGGGCAGAGAATCGGACGTCCTCACCGAGGACGACGCGCGCGAGTTTCTCGATCTGGTACCGCACGCGGAGTTCGTCGACGTCCGGGGCGCCGGGCACATGGTCGCCGGCGACGTGAACGACGCCTTCACCGACGCCGTCCCGGGGTTTCTGTCCAAGGTGTGA
- the feoB gene encoding ferrous iron transporter B has protein sequence MTEHCDHGSSTEAACPHCDSGPRTENRTLAASSAKVALVGAPNTGKSTVFNAVTGLKAKTGNYPGVTVSRTVGIVKVGDKQITLEDLPGTYDLTPVSIDEQVVADVLAGEIEGVEKPDAIVVVADAGTLRRSFGLIADVMSLDLPTVLCLTMLDELARRGGSIDTDKLGAALGIPVAAIDGRRKGSGARVRDLLGDIDHWSHPVIDPPTSGTEEWAAWSESVLAEADYRSPDPDPITERIDKVLLHPVIGTLIFFAVMFGFFQTIFAVAAPLQDYVETGFGHLGDWVYEVGGDNWLTGFIADALIGGVGGVLVFVPQIALLFVLITFLEQLGYLSRAAFLMDRVMGTVGLEGRAFVAMLSSVACAIPGIMATRTMPSARQRFATMMSLPLMTCAARMPVYTLLIGMLVASESKVWIFNAQGTVLFGLYLLGAISTMTVAKIISVFSRRRGPVMPFTMEMPPYRVPSWKLMLVEIWSPVKGFIRKAGTIILFATVVLWALLNLPIRSDAALESAGIDPTDSAAVSTYTMNHSIAARLGHSVEPIFDPLGFDWKTNVAVLSSLAARETFVATLGQMSAAEDPEDPAARLEEARYDDGSNKGDKVFTPPTIVALLVFFVYALQCTSTLAVLRRETATWRWPIIIFAAYSLLAWVMAYIAHTIAVWVW, from the coding sequence ATGACTGAGCACTGCGATCACGGGTCGAGCACCGAAGCCGCCTGTCCACATTGCGATTCCGGTCCCAGGACGGAGAACCGGACGCTGGCGGCCTCGTCGGCGAAGGTCGCACTCGTCGGTGCGCCCAACACCGGGAAGTCGACGGTGTTCAACGCCGTCACCGGCCTGAAGGCCAAAACCGGCAACTACCCGGGCGTCACCGTCAGCAGAACGGTCGGCATCGTCAAGGTCGGTGACAAGCAGATCACGCTGGAGGATCTGCCGGGCACCTACGACCTGACCCCCGTCAGCATCGACGAACAAGTGGTCGCCGACGTGCTCGCCGGGGAGATCGAGGGCGTGGAGAAACCCGACGCGATCGTGGTGGTGGCCGACGCGGGTACCCTGCGTCGATCATTCGGGCTGATCGCCGACGTGATGTCGCTGGATCTGCCGACGGTGTTGTGCCTGACGATGCTCGACGAGCTGGCCCGCCGCGGCGGCTCCATCGACACCGACAAACTCGGTGCGGCCCTGGGTATTCCGGTCGCCGCCATCGACGGGCGGCGTAAGGGTTCCGGTGCGCGGGTCCGGGATCTGCTCGGCGACATCGACCACTGGTCGCATCCGGTGATCGACCCCCCGACGTCGGGCACCGAAGAGTGGGCCGCGTGGAGCGAGTCGGTGCTGGCCGAGGCCGACTACCGTTCACCCGATCCCGATCCGATTACCGAGCGCATCGACAAGGTGCTGCTGCACCCGGTGATCGGCACACTGATCTTCTTCGCGGTGATGTTCGGCTTCTTCCAGACGATCTTCGCGGTGGCCGCACCGCTGCAGGACTATGTCGAGACGGGCTTCGGGCACCTCGGCGACTGGGTGTACGAGGTGGGTGGTGACAACTGGTTGACCGGCTTCATCGCCGACGCCCTCATCGGCGGCGTGGGCGGTGTGCTGGTGTTCGTGCCGCAGATCGCGCTGCTGTTCGTCCTCATCACCTTCCTGGAACAACTCGGATACCTTTCGCGCGCGGCCTTCCTGATGGACCGGGTGATGGGCACGGTCGGGCTCGAGGGCCGGGCGTTCGTGGCGATGCTCTCGTCGGTGGCCTGCGCTATCCCCGGCATCATGGCCACCCGCACCATGCCGTCGGCGCGCCAGCGATTCGCCACCATGATGTCGTTGCCGCTGATGACCTGTGCGGCCCGGATGCCGGTGTACACGCTGCTCATCGGGATGCTCGTCGCGTCCGAGTCCAAGGTGTGGATCTTCAACGCGCAGGGCACCGTGCTGTTCGGGCTGTACCTGCTCGGGGCGATTTCGACCATGACCGTCGCCAAGATCATCTCGGTGTTTTCCCGGCGCCGCGGGCCGGTGATGCCGTTCACGATGGAGATGCCGCCGTACCGGGTGCCGTCGTGGAAGCTGATGCTGGTCGAGATCTGGTCCCCGGTCAAAGGTTTCATCCGCAAGGCCGGCACCATCATCCTGTTCGCGACCGTGGTGCTGTGGGCGTTGCTGAACCTGCCGATACGTTCGGACGCCGCTCTCGAGTCGGCAGGTATCGACCCCACCGACTCGGCGGCGGTGTCCACCTACACGATGAACCACAGTATCGCCGCGCGACTCGGGCACAGTGTGGAGCCGATCTTCGATCCGCTCGGTTTCGACTGGAAGACCAACGTGGCCGTGCTGTCGTCGCTGGCGGCGCGGGAAACCTTCGTCGCCACCCTGGGCCAGATGTCGGCGGCCGAGGACCCGGAGGACCCGGCGGCCCGGCTCGAAGAGGCCCGCTACGACGACGGATCCAACAAGGGCGACAAGGTGTTCACCCCGCCGACCATCGTGGCGCTGCTCGTCTTCTTCGTTTACGCACTCCAATGCACCTCGACGCTGGCGGTACTGCGCCGCGAGACCGCCACCTGGCGCTGGCCGATCATCATCTTCGCCGCGTACTCGTTGCTGGCCTGGGTGATGGCGTACATCGCGCACACCATCGCCGTCTGGGTGTGGTGA